In the genome of Xanthomonas translucens pv. cerealis, one region contains:
- a CDS encoding DUF2167 domain-containing protein, which translates to MPRGRARGEAHGKDGMSAEQFVASLHFQDGHIEVPQAKVHFDLNHDFRYLGKDDARQVLESYWGNPPDDSVLGMIVPRQPALDEKGSWAVVVTYADDGYVSDEDASNIDYKDMLADKQKETREENTPRKEAGYESVELVGWAVPPRYDAATKKLYWARELAFQGNPGHTLNYDIRVLGRHGYLSLNAITGMDALPRVRAGMQQLLPMAEFDSGARYADHNPSTDKIASYGLATLIGGGLAAKAGLFAKLGLVLAKAWKLLALGVMALASGIGKLFSGRKRDGGTVR; encoded by the coding sequence ATGCCTCGTGGGCGAGCGCGAGGAGAAGCGCACGGCAAGGACGGCATGAGCGCCGAGCAGTTCGTCGCCTCGCTGCATTTCCAGGACGGGCACATCGAAGTGCCGCAGGCCAAGGTGCATTTCGACCTGAACCACGACTTCCGCTATCTGGGCAAGGACGACGCGCGCCAGGTCCTGGAATCTTACTGGGGCAACCCGCCCGACGACAGCGTGCTGGGCATGATCGTGCCGCGCCAGCCTGCGCTGGACGAAAAGGGCAGCTGGGCGGTGGTGGTCACCTATGCCGATGACGGCTACGTGTCCGACGAGGACGCCAGCAACATCGATTACAAGGACATGCTCGCGGACAAGCAGAAGGAGACCCGCGAGGAGAACACGCCGCGCAAGGAAGCCGGCTACGAAAGCGTGGAGCTGGTCGGCTGGGCGGTGCCGCCGCGCTACGACGCCGCGACCAAGAAGCTGTACTGGGCACGCGAGCTGGCGTTTCAGGGCAACCCAGGCCACACCCTCAACTACGACATCCGCGTGCTCGGCCGCCACGGCTACCTGAGCCTCAACGCCATCACCGGCATGGACGCACTGCCGCGAGTGCGCGCAGGCATGCAGCAGCTGCTGCCGATGGCCGAATTCGACAGCGGCGCGCGCTATGCCGACCACAACCCGTCCACCGACAAGATCGCCAGCTATGGCCTGGCGACCTTGATCGGCGGCGGCCTGGCGGCCAAGGCCGGCCTGTTCGCCAAGCTCGGCCTGGTGCTGGCCAAGGCCTGGAAGCTGCTGGCGCTAGGGGTGATGGCGCTGGCCAGCGGGATCGGCAAGCTGTTCTCCGGGCGCAAGCGCGACGGCGGCACGGTGCGTTGA
- a CDS encoding MFS transporter translates to MPHAAVPGSLMQDRMGGFQWMAVGICVVLTMLDGFDVMVMAFTASHVSDEWQLSGKLLGGLLSAGLIGMAVGSLCVAPLADRWGRRRLILGCLAILTVAMGASAMAQNVQQLWISRAFTGLGIGAMFPSIGAITAEYASARWRSAAVVLQTTGYPIGAALGGVIAGLLLERWHLHWHAVFLFGAGCSLLCMPLVLACLPESLDFLVSQRPSNALAQLNATLLRMRHAPLPELPPRDAVPRQGYAVLFVGAMRRRSLLLALAFFLHMFAFFFVLSWTPKLLIAAGMSAQQGITGGTLLNLGGIVGGGVFSWLAVRWSLRWSTLAMFLLGALAMLAFSAYSTHLASAFAIALVIGAAVFAAMSGLYATAPVVFDASIRSTGLGWAIGIGRIGAILSPPTVGWLLDGGWSPQHLYLLCTVPLLLAAVALLALRTR, encoded by the coding sequence ATGCCGCATGCTGCTGTACCAGGCTCCCTCATGCAGGACCGCATGGGTGGCTTCCAATGGATGGCCGTCGGGATTTGCGTGGTGTTGACCATGCTCGACGGCTTCGACGTGATGGTGATGGCATTCACTGCATCGCACGTGTCCGACGAGTGGCAGTTGTCCGGCAAGCTCCTGGGCGGGTTGCTCAGTGCCGGTTTGATCGGCATGGCGGTGGGCTCGTTGTGTGTGGCGCCCCTGGCCGATCGTTGGGGGCGGCGGCGCCTGATCCTGGGTTGCCTGGCGATTCTCACCGTGGCCATGGGAGCCTCGGCGATGGCGCAGAATGTGCAGCAGCTTTGGATCTCGCGGGCGTTCACCGGCCTCGGCATCGGCGCGATGTTTCCCAGCATCGGGGCGATCACCGCCGAATACGCCAGCGCCAGGTGGCGCAGCGCGGCGGTGGTGCTGCAGACCACCGGCTATCCGATCGGCGCCGCGCTCGGCGGCGTGATCGCCGGCTTGCTACTCGAGCGCTGGCACCTGCACTGGCACGCGGTATTTCTGTTCGGTGCGGGGTGTTCGCTGCTGTGCATGCCGCTGGTGCTGGCGTGTTTGCCCGAGTCGCTGGATTTCCTGGTCAGCCAGCGCCCGAGCAACGCGCTGGCCCAGCTCAACGCGACGTTGCTGCGCATGCGGCATGCGCCCTTACCGGAGTTGCCGCCGCGCGATGCCGTTCCACGCCAGGGTTATGCCGTGCTGTTCGTCGGTGCGATGCGCCGACGTTCGCTGTTGCTCGCACTGGCGTTCTTCTTGCACATGTTCGCATTCTTTTTTGTCCTGAGTTGGACACCCAAGTTACTGATCGCGGCCGGTATGTCGGCGCAGCAGGGGATCACCGGCGGGACCTTGCTCAACCTGGGCGGTATCGTCGGTGGCGGTGTGTTCAGTTGGCTGGCGGTGCGCTGGTCCTTGCGTTGGTCGACGCTGGCGATGTTCCTGCTGGGGGCGTTGGCGATGCTGGCTTTCAGCGCTTACAGCACGCACCTTGCGTCGGCCTTCGCGATTGCCCTGGTCATCGGTGCTGCGGTGTTCGCGGCGATGTCCGGGCTTTACGCGACCGCACCGGTGGTATTCGATGCGTCGATCCGCAGCACCGGCCTGGGCTGGGCGATCGGCATCGGCCGCATCGGCGCGATCCTGTCGCCACCGACAGTGGGGTGGCTGCTGGACGGCGGCTGGTCGCCCCAGCACCTGTATCTGCTGTGCACGGTGCCGTTGCTCCTGGCGGCGGTAGCGCTGCTGGCCCTGCGCACGCGTTGA
- a CDS encoding gamma carbonic anhydrase family protein, which translates to MNPIRPFLDKAPQLGARVYVDPACTLIGDVVLGEDVSVWPGAVIRGDVNHVRIGARSNIQDGTIIHVSHHSPFNAAGYPTLIGADVTVGHGTIIHACTIEDLCLIGMGACILDGATVKKYGFVGAGAVVGPGKTVGEGELWLGNPARKARMLSDREIESLHYSAQHYVRLKDRYLAAAAASPP; encoded by the coding sequence GTGAACCCGATCCGTCCGTTCCTGGACAAGGCGCCGCAGCTGGGCGCACGCGTCTACGTGGATCCGGCCTGCACCCTCATCGGCGACGTGGTACTGGGCGAGGACGTGTCGGTGTGGCCGGGCGCGGTGATCCGCGGCGACGTCAACCACGTGCGCATCGGCGCGCGCAGCAACATCCAGGACGGCACCATCATCCACGTCAGCCACCACAGCCCGTTCAACGCGGCCGGCTACCCGACCCTGATCGGCGCGGACGTGACCGTCGGCCACGGCACCATCATCCACGCCTGCACCATCGAGGACCTGTGCCTGATCGGCATGGGCGCGTGCATCCTGGACGGGGCCACGGTGAAGAAGTACGGCTTCGTCGGCGCCGGCGCGGTGGTCGGCCCCGGCAAGACCGTCGGCGAAGGCGAGCTTTGGCTGGGCAATCCCGCCCGCAAGGCACGCATGCTCAGCGACAGGGAGATCGAGAGCCTGCACTACTCGGCGCAGCACTACGTGCGCCTGAAGGATCGCTACCTGGCCGCGGCCGCTGCGTCGCCGCCGTAG
- a CDS encoding PA4780 family RIO1-like protein kinase: MKTPQGLQPLIEDGVIDSVLRPLKSGKEAAVYVVQAGDDVLCAKVYKDMAQRSFQARVQYQEGRKVRGSRQARAMGKATKFGRREQEAAWKDTEANTLYQLVDAGVHVPQPRGYFHGVLLMDLVTDADGQSAPRLGEVELEPEQARAFHTQLIGDVVKMLCLGLVHGDLSEYNVLVATAGPVVIDFPQVVSAAGNNAARDMLLRDVHNLRDCLGRAAPELNDTHYGEEMWALYEQGELRPDSALSGRFVFDTHRADVRAVRDSIEDARQEAIIRQQGREAAADED; the protein is encoded by the coding sequence ATGAAAACCCCCCAGGGCCTGCAGCCGCTGATCGAGGACGGCGTCATCGACAGCGTGCTGCGTCCGCTCAAGAGTGGCAAGGAGGCCGCCGTGTACGTGGTCCAGGCCGGCGATGACGTATTGTGCGCCAAGGTCTACAAGGACATGGCGCAGCGCAGCTTCCAGGCCCGCGTGCAGTACCAGGAGGGCCGCAAGGTGCGCGGCAGCCGCCAGGCGCGGGCGATGGGCAAGGCGACCAAGTTCGGCCGCCGCGAGCAGGAGGCCGCGTGGAAGGACACCGAGGCCAACACCCTGTACCAGCTGGTGGATGCCGGCGTGCACGTGCCGCAGCCGCGCGGCTACTTCCACGGCGTGCTGCTGATGGACCTGGTCACCGATGCCGACGGGCAGAGCGCGCCGCGGCTGGGCGAAGTGGAGCTGGAGCCGGAGCAGGCGCGCGCGTTCCATACGCAGCTGATCGGCGACGTGGTGAAGATGCTGTGCCTGGGCCTGGTGCATGGCGACCTGTCCGAATACAACGTGCTGGTCGCCACCGCCGGTCCGGTGGTGATCGATTTCCCGCAGGTGGTCAGCGCCGCCGGCAACAATGCCGCGCGCGACATGCTGCTGCGCGACGTGCACAACCTGCGCGACTGCCTGGGCCGCGCCGCGCCCGAACTCAACGACACCCACTATGGCGAGGAGATGTGGGCGCTATACGAGCAGGGTGAGCTGCGCCCGGACAGTGCGCTCAGCGGCCGCTTCGTGTTCGACACCCACCGCGCCGACGTACGCGCCGTGCGCGATTCGATCGAGGATGCGCGGCAGGAAGCGATCATTCGCCAGCAGGGCCGCGAGGCCGCCGCCGACGAGGATTGA
- a CDS encoding efflux RND transporter periplasmic adaptor subunit → MAAGCSSTAQPPPPIKVGTLTVTAQTMPVEQALPGRTVAFEVSDVRPQVNGLVRKRLFTEGQDVVAGQVLYQIDPAPYQAAYDSARGQLAQAQAAALAARPKAERYRTLVEQDAASKQDADDAQAALKEAEANVVATQAALRAARINLDYTRVLAPISGTIGSSAYSAGALVTAQQDAALTRIQRLDPIYLDVSQSSTQLLALREQLDAGRIKASDGKVAVRVRLEDGRFYPHPGTLEFVGTSVDPGTGGVTLRVVVPNPQHLLLPGMYLRVLLPLASDPGAILVPQQAVTRDAKGEPLVKLLDAHDRVLERRIRTGDTVGHDWVVQSGLKPGERLIVVNGSRAEIGKPVVPYAVSAAQLEAAPALPGDAQAD, encoded by the coding sequence ATGGCGGCGGGGTGTTCGTCCACTGCGCAACCGCCGCCGCCGATCAAGGTCGGCACCCTGACGGTGACCGCGCAGACCATGCCGGTGGAGCAGGCCTTGCCCGGCCGCACCGTCGCCTTCGAGGTCTCCGACGTGCGCCCGCAGGTCAATGGCCTGGTGCGCAAGCGGCTGTTCACCGAAGGCCAGGACGTGGTGGCCGGACAGGTGCTCTACCAGATCGATCCTGCGCCGTACCAGGCCGCCTACGACAGCGCCCGCGGGCAACTCGCGCAGGCCCAGGCCGCGGCGCTCGCGGCGCGGCCCAAGGCCGAGCGCTACCGCACCCTGGTCGAGCAGGACGCGGCCAGCAAACAGGATGCCGACGATGCGCAGGCCGCCTTGAAGGAAGCCGAAGCCAACGTGGTGGCGACGCAGGCAGCGTTGCGGGCGGCGCGCATCAATCTCGACTACACCCGCGTGCTGGCGCCGATCTCCGGCACCATCGGCAGCTCGGCCTACAGCGCCGGCGCGCTGGTGACCGCGCAACAGGACGCGGCGCTGACCAGGATCCAGCGCCTGGACCCGATCTACCTGGACGTGAGCCAGTCCAGCACGCAGCTGCTGGCGCTGCGCGAGCAACTCGACGCCGGCCGCATCAAGGCCAGCGACGGCAAGGTCGCGGTGCGGGTGCGGCTGGAGGACGGCCGCTTCTATCCGCATCCCGGCACGCTGGAATTCGTCGGCACCTCGGTCGATCCCGGCACCGGCGGAGTGACCCTGCGCGTGGTCGTGCCCAATCCGCAGCACCTGCTGCTGCCCGGCATGTACCTGCGTGTGCTGCTGCCGTTGGCCAGCGACCCGGGCGCGATCCTGGTGCCGCAACAGGCGGTGACCCGCGATGCCAAGGGCGAACCGCTGGTGAAGCTGCTCGACGCGCACGACCGGGTGCTGGAGCGGCGCATCCGCACCGGCGACACGGTGGGCCACGATTGGGTGGTGCAGTCCGGACTCAAGCCGGGCGAGCGGCTGATCGTGGTCAACGGCAGCCGCGCCGAGATCGGCAAGCCGGTCGTGCCGTATGCGGTCAGCGCCGCGCAGCTCGAGGCCGCGCCCGCGCTGCCGGGCGACGCCCAGGCCGACTGA